GCCCGGATGATCCCGGTCGACGCGCCCGACGGCACGATCGACGTCTGCGGCACCGGCGGCGACGGCCATCATACGCTCAACGTCTCGACCGCCGTCAGCCTGGTGGTCGCGGCCGCCGGCGTGCCGGTCGCCAAGCATGGCAATCGCGCCGCCTCGTCCAAGGCGGGCGCGGCCGACACGCTCGAAGCGCTCGGCCTTGACCTCGATCGCGCCGCCGCCACGGCGGAAGCGACGCTCAAGGATCTGGGCATCTGCTTCCTGTTCGCGCAAAATTACCATCCGGCGCTCAAACGCCTCGGCCCGATCCGCCGGTCGATCGGCGAACGCACCATCTTCAACCTGATGGGGCCGCTCGCCAATCCCGCCAATGTCCGTCGCCAGCTCGTCGGCATCGCCCGCCCCGCCTATGTCCCCATCTATGCCGATGCGCTGGGCCAGCTTGGCGCCACCCATGCGATGATCGTGTCGGGGGACGAGGGGCTGGACGAACTCTCGCTCGCCGGCGGCAACGACATTGCCGAGGTGACGGCCGACGGCGTGGTCGCGATGCGGCGCCTGACCGCTGCCGAACTGGGCCTCTCGACCCATCCCGTCACCGCCATTCGCGGCGGCGACCCGGCCCATAATGCCGCAGCGCTCCGTGCCCTGCTCCAGGGCGAGGCCGGCGCTTATCGCGACGCCGTGCTGCTCAACGCCGCCGCCGCTTTGGTGGTGGCTGACGCCGCCCATGATTTCCGCGATGGCGTCGAACAGGCCGCCGAAGCGATCGACAACGGCCTTGCCAATGCGCTCCTCAATTGCTGGATTGCCTATCAATGACCAACAAGCTCATCGAAATCTGCGATTTCAAGCGCGAGGATGTTGCCCGCCGCAAGGCCGCGACCACGATCGCGTCGCTCCACGCCCGCGCCAGCGAGCAGACTCCGCCGCGCGGCTTCCGCAGGGCGCTGGACGATGCCGCCCGCTCGGGTTTCGGCCTGATCGCGGAGGTGAAGAAGGCCAGCCCGTCCAAGGGGCTGATCCGTGCCGATTTCGATCCGCCGGCCCATGCCGTCGCCTATGCCGCCGGTGGCGCCGCCTGCCTTTCGGTGCTGACCGACGAGCCCTATTTCCAGGGCCATGACGATTATCTGATGGCCGCCCGCTCGGCCTGCGCCCTGCCGGTGCTGCGCAAGGATTTCATCGTCGATCCCTGGCAGATCCTCGAAAGCCGCGCGCTCGGCGCCGACGCGATCCTGATCATCGTCGCCGCGCTGGACGACGGCCAGATGCAGGAGATCGAGGACGCCGCGCTCGGCCTTGGCATGGACGCCCTGATCGAGGTGCATGACGAGGCCGAACTGGAACGCGCGCTCAAGCTCCGCTCGCGCCTGATCGGCGTCAATAATCGCGACCTGCGCGATTTCAGCGTCGATTTCGCCCGCACCTATGAACTGGTCGGCAAGGCGCCCGACGGCTGCACCTTCGTCGCCGAAAGCGGCCTTGGCTCCCATGCCGACCTCACCGCCATGGCCGATCATGGCGTGCGCTGCTTCCTGGTCGGCGAGACGCTGATGCGCCAGGCCGATGTCGAGGCGGCGACCCGCAACCTGCTGACCGGCGCATGACCGGCCTCACCCATCTGGACGAGGATGGCGCCGCCCGCATGGTCGATGTCTCGGCCAAGGCGGTGACCGCGCGCGAGGCGGTGGCCGCCGGGCGCATCACCATGGCGGCCGACGCTGCGCAGGCGATCGCCGCCGGCCTCGTCAAGAAGGGCGATGTACTGGCCGTCGCCCGCGTCGCCGGCATCATGGCGGCCAAGCGCACCGCCGAACTGATCCCGCTCTGCCATCCGATCCCGCTGAGCGCCGTCACCATCGACTTCGCCCTCCACGACGATGGCGTCACCGTCACCGCGACCGCGCGCACCGCCGGCCAGACCGGGGTGGAGATGGAGGCGCTGACCGCCGCCACCGCCGCCTTGCTCACCGTCTATGATATGGCCAAGGCGCTCGATAAGGGCATGATAATCTGCGATGTTCGCCTGCTCGCCAAGCGCGGCGGCAAGTCGGGCGACTGGACCGCGCCGGAGCATGCCGGCCGATGAGCCTGATGCCGGTCGCGGACGCGCAGGCGCGGCTCCTTGCCCTCGCCGATCCGCTGCCGACCGAACTTGTGCCCGTTACCGCCTGCGCGGGCCGCTGGCTCGCCACTGACGTCGCCGCGCTCCGCGACCAGCCATGGGCCGACCTTTCCGCGATGGACGGCTATGCTGTACGCGCATCCGAAGGCGCGGGGCCGTGGCAGGTGATCGCCACCAGCAGCGCGGGCGATGCCGATGTCCCGGCCCTGCAACCGGGCCAGGCCTGCCGCATCTTCACTGGCGCCCCCTTGCCGGCCGGCGCGGACGTCATTTTGATCCAGGAAAATGCCACGCGCGACGGCGACAAGCTGACCGCGCATGACGGCACCCTGTCGCCCGGCAAACATGTCCGCCCGCTCGGCTCCGATTTCCGCGCCGGCACACCGCTGGTCGGCGCCGGCAGCCGCCTTACGCCGGGCCAGATCGCGCTTGCGGTGCTGGGCGGTCATGGCAGCCTGCCCGTCGGCGCGCGGCCCCGCGTCGCCCTGCTGTCCACCGGCAATGAACTGGTTCCGCCCGGCGCGCCGACCCCGCCGGGCTTCCTCCCCTCCTCCAACGCGCCGATGCTCGCCGCCCTGCTCGCCGCGCTGCCCTGCGAGGTGATCGACCTCGGCATCGTGCCCGACGATCTCGCCGCCATGACGCGGGCGCTGGAACAGGCGGCACAGGCCGACATCATCGTCTCGACTGGCGGCGCCTCGGTCGGCGACCATGACTATGTCCGCCCCGCCTTCGCCGCCGCCGGCGGCACGCTCGATTTCTACAAGATCGCGATGCGGCCGGGCAAACCGCTGATGGCCGGGCGCCTTGGCAATGCGACCTTCCTCGGTCTGCCGGGCAATCCGGTCTCCGCCTTCGTCACCGGTACCCTGTTCCTCTGCCCGCTGGTCCGCCATCTCGCCGGATCGCGCACGCCACTGCCACCGATCGTGCAGGCCCGCCTGGCCGCGCCGCTGCCCGCGACGGAGGAACGCGATGACTATCTGCGCGCCTATCATTCCGCCAACGGCATCGTGTCGGTCACCGCGCAGGACAGCGCCGCCACCGCGGCCATGGCGACGGCGGATTGCCTCATCAGGCGCCCTGCGGGGGCACCTCCAGCCGTCAGCGGCGATTGGGTCGACATATTGCCGCTCTCCTCCTGAGCCTAAAGCGCTGTACCGCTTTAGGCGCTTGACTTGCCCCTTTCCGTTTCCTATGCGTTCTTCATTCGTTCCATGGAGGATCGCCGATGTTGACGCCCAAGCAGCAGGAATTGCTGAGCTTCATTCAGACCCGGCTGGAAGAAGGCGGCGTGTCTCCTTCGTTCGAGGAGATGAAGGACGCGCTCGACCTGCGCTCCAAGTCCGGTATCCACCGCCTGATCAACGCGCTGGAAGAGCGTGGCTTCATCCGCCGCCTGCCCAACCGCGCGCGCGCGCTGGAGGTGCTGAAGCTGCCTGACGCGATGCACCGCCCCCCCGCCCCGGCCGTTGCGGTGCCCAAGACGCCAGCGCCGGCCGTGCTGCTGCCGACCGCCGCCAATGACGTGATCGAAATCCCGCTGCACGGCCGCATCGCCGCCGGCGTCCCGATCGAGGCGATGGAAAGCCACACCATGCTGTCCGTTCCCGCCGCCTTGCTCGGCTCGGGCGATCATTATGCGCTCGAAGTCTCCGGAGACTCGATGATGGAGGCCGGCATTCTCGACGGCGACTTCGCGCTGATCCAGCGCACCGATGTCGCGCGCGAGGGCCAGATCGTCGTCGCCCTGATCGACGATGCCGAAGCCACGCTCAAATATTTCCGCCGCGAAGGCAGCCGGGTCCGGCTCGATCCCGCCAATGCCGCCTATGAACCGCAGATCTACGATCCGCGCCAGGTCCGCATCCAGGGCAAGCTCGCCGGCCTGCTGCGCCGCTACAACTGACCGGCTGGTCGGGGCCGGCGGCGCACGATCCACGGATGCGCGTCGCCGGGCCGATGGACGGTGTGAACTTTGCCGCGTTCAAGGCCAATCGACAGGCCGCCGGTGCGTGACAGCAGCCGGCGGTCGATCTTCATCCAGCGCGGCCGGCACCACCAGGGCAGCCCCCGGTCGCTGATGACGATATCGGCCGCTGCGCAATCCCGCTCCAATATCGGCCGATCGACCAGCATCGCATTGCGCGTCACCAGCAGACGCCAATCGCGCCCACCCCGGGGCAATGTCACCGCGCACAGGTCTGTCGAACAGCGCGCCTGCTTCATCGTCGCGATCGCCTCCAGCGTCCCATCATAGCCCGCGCTCTCGCTCAGCACGTCGCGCACATAATCGCCCGCCCCCTCGCGCAGCAGCGCCATCGCCCCCGCCGGCGTCCGCACCGCGACATGCCGCCCGTCGCCGGTCACTATTATGTCGGGCGGCGCCAGCAATGCGATGCCGATCAGGCCGATCATGACCGGCGCCAACCCCAGCCAGCGCCAACGGCTGCGCCAGAGCAGGCACCAGAGGCCACCCACCACAATGATCCCGAAAATCCAGCCCGGCACCGCCGGCGCCAGCATCACCGCCATCGGGCTGGCCGCCACGCCATGCGCCACCGCCAGCAACAGCGCGATCGCCTTGGCCGTGAGCCACCAGAAGGGCGCGCCCAGCCCGACCAGATCGAAGCACAGGGCCAGCGCCTCCAGCGGCATGATGACGAAGGTGGTGAGCGGGATCGCGACCAGATTGGCCACCGCGCCCAGCAAGCCAGCCTTGTGAAAGTGGAAAAGCGCGATCGGCGCCAGCACCAGTTCGATGGCAAGCCCCGTCATCAGCATCGCCGCCACCGTCCGCCCGGCCTTGCGCGACCAATGCTCGTCCCGCGCCATCGCGAACGCCTTGAACCGGCGATGCTCGCCCAGCGCCACCAGCGCGACCACGGCGGCAAAGCTCATCTGGAAGCTCGGGCCGATCAGCGCCTCGGGCCAGAAGGCCAGAACCACCAGCGCCCCGGTCGCGACCAGCCGCAGGGTGATCGCCTCGCGCCCCAGCGCCAGCCCGCCCAGCACCAGCAGCGCCGCGACGCAGGATCGCACCGTCGGCACCTCCGCCCCGGTCAGCAGCGTATAGCCGATCCCCGCCAGCGCCCCCCCGCCCGCAGCGATCAGCATCAGCGGCCAGTCCAGCGCTGCGCGCGGGATCAGCGCCAGCAGCCGCAGCAACAGAAAGATCACCGCGCCGATCAGCGCCGTCACATGCAGCCCGCTGATCGACAGCAGATGGGCCAGACCGCTGCGCCGCATCGCCTCCGCATCCGCCTCGGCAATCGCGCCCTGATCGCCGGTCGCCAGCGCCACCGCAATCCCCGCCGGTGCGCCTGCCACCTGTCCGCTGATATGATCGAACAGCCGCGCCCGCAGCGTCGGCCCCTCACGCGCCGGCGCCACCACCTCGACCGGCGCCAGCGCTCGCCCGGTCGCTCCGATCCCCTGAAAATAGGCGCGCCGGGCGAAATCGAACGCGCCCGGCACGCTGGGTGGCGCGGGCGGCATCAGCCGGACCCGAAAGCGCAGTATCGCCCCTTTGCCCAGGGCCGGAGGCACATCTGCATCGGCGATATTCACCCGGATCGCCGCCGGCAGCGCAGGCGCATCAATCGGCCGCAGCCCCACCCGCACCATCTGTTGCGCGGGCAGTCGGGCAATCGCGGTCACCTCGCCCGTCACCTGTACGAATATGGGACGCGCCAGCGGCGGTTGCCCCAGCCATATCGCCTTGCCCCAGACCAGCAGGCAACCGATGCAGGCGAGCACCCCGGCGGTGACCAAGATGTGCCGCAATCGCGCGCCAGCCGGCAGCAACAGCGCGAGACAGGCCAAGCCCAGCGCCCCGCAACAATAGCCCAGCCAGTGCATCTGAGCGGGTAGCGCGAACCAGGCGGCAATGCCCGCGCCCAACGCCACCGGCACCCACAGCGCCAGCTGCTCGCGCTCCACTTCCAACCATTGTTCGATCCGCGCAAATCCATTGTGCGCGATACGCACCGTCCTCCGCCCAACGGACGTTTGTCGTGGCTCAAAAGCCATGCTAGGGGGCGTCGCATCCATGGATCAGCAGGAAGAATGTCAGCGAATATGACGGCAAGTGCAACGGGATTGAACAAGCCGGTGGTGACCCGTTTCGCCCCATCGCCAACGGGCTTCCTGCATATTGGCGGTGCCCGCACGGCGCTGTTCAACTGGCTGTTCGCGCGCCATCATGGCGGCAAGTTCCTGCTTCGTATCGAGGATACCGATCGCGCGCGCTCCACCGAGGAAGCCGTAGCCGCCATCTTCGATGGTCTGGAATGGCTGAACCTGGGCGGCGACGAGCCGGCTATGTTCCAGTTCGCGCGCACCCCGCGCCATGCCGAGGTCGCCAACCAGCTGCTCGCCAATGGCCATGCCTATCGCTGCTATGCGACGCAGGAAGAACTGGCCGCGCTGCGCGAG
The sequence above is drawn from the Sphingobium sp. AP49 genome and encodes:
- the moaC gene encoding cyclic pyranopterin monophosphate synthase MoaC; its protein translation is MTGLTHLDEDGAARMVDVSAKAVTAREAVAAGRITMAADAAQAIAAGLVKKGDVLAVARVAGIMAAKRTAELIPLCHPIPLSAVTIDFALHDDGVTVTATARTAGQTGVEMEALTAATAALLTVYDMAKALDKGMIICDVRLLAKRGGKSGDWTAPEHAGR
- a CDS encoding ComEC/Rec2 family competence protein translates to MDATPPSMAFEPRQTSVGRRTVRIAHNGFARIEQWLEVEREQLALWVPVALGAGIAAWFALPAQMHWLGYCCGALGLACLALLLPAGARLRHILVTAGVLACIGCLLVWGKAIWLGQPPLARPIFVQVTGEVTAIARLPAQQMVRVGLRPIDAPALPAAIRVNIADADVPPALGKGAILRFRVRLMPPAPPSVPGAFDFARRAYFQGIGATGRALAPVEVVAPAREGPTLRARLFDHISGQVAGAPAGIAVALATGDQGAIAEADAEAMRRSGLAHLLSISGLHVTALIGAVIFLLLRLLALIPRAALDWPLMLIAAGGGALAGIGYTLLTGAEVPTVRSCVAALLVLGGLALGREAITLRLVATGALVVLAFWPEALIGPSFQMSFAAVVALVALGEHRRFKAFAMARDEHWSRKAGRTVAAMLMTGLAIELVLAPIALFHFHKAGLLGAVANLVAIPLTTFVIMPLEALALCFDLVGLGAPFWWLTAKAIALLLAVAHGVAASPMAVMLAPAVPGWIFGIIVVGGLWCLLWRSRWRWLGLAPVMIGLIGIALLAPPDIIVTGDGRHVAVRTPAGAMALLREGAGDYVRDVLSESAGYDGTLEAIATMKQARCSTDLCAVTLPRGGRDWRLLVTRNAMLVDRPILERDCAAADIVISDRGLPWWCRPRWMKIDRRLLSRTGGLSIGLERGKVHTVHRPGDAHPWIVRRRPRPAGQL
- the trpD gene encoding anthranilate phosphoribosyltransferase, whose product is MTVLLNSGLPDPSAPLAADEAARAFDLLFDADLSDEAIAGFLVTMARRGETATEIAAAARAMRARMIPVDAPDGTIDVCGTGGDGHHTLNVSTAVSLVVAAAGVPVAKHGNRAASSKAGAADTLEALGLDLDRAAATAEATLKDLGICFLFAQNYHPALKRLGPIRRSIGERTIFNLMGPLANPANVRRQLVGIARPAYVPIYADALGQLGATHAMIVSGDEGLDELSLAGGNDIAEVTADGVVAMRRLTAAELGLSTHPVTAIRGGDPAHNAAALRALLQGEAGAYRDAVLLNAAAALVVADAAHDFRDGVEQAAEAIDNGLANALLNCWIAYQ
- the trpC gene encoding indole-3-glycerol phosphate synthase TrpC, encoding MTNKLIEICDFKREDVARRKAATTIASLHARASEQTPPRGFRRALDDAARSGFGLIAEVKKASPSKGLIRADFDPPAHAVAYAAGGAACLSVLTDEPYFQGHDDYLMAARSACALPVLRKDFIVDPWQILESRALGADAILIIVAALDDGQMQEIEDAALGLGMDALIEVHDEAELERALKLRSRLIGVNNRDLRDFSVDFARTYELVGKAPDGCTFVAESGLGSHADLTAMADHGVRCFLVGETLMRQADVEAATRNLLTGA
- the glp gene encoding gephyrin-like molybdotransferase Glp — its product is MSLMPVADAQARLLALADPLPTELVPVTACAGRWLATDVAALRDQPWADLSAMDGYAVRASEGAGPWQVIATSSAGDADVPALQPGQACRIFTGAPLPAGADVILIQENATRDGDKLTAHDGTLSPGKHVRPLGSDFRAGTPLVGAGSRLTPGQIALAVLGGHGSLPVGARPRVALLSTGNELVPPGAPTPPGFLPSSNAPMLAALLAALPCEVIDLGIVPDDLAAMTRALEQAAQADIIVSTGGASVGDHDYVRPAFAAAGGTLDFYKIAMRPGKPLMAGRLGNATFLGLPGNPVSAFVTGTLFLCPLVRHLAGSRTPLPPIVQARLAAPLPATEERDDYLRAYHSANGIVSVTAQDSAATAAMATADCLIRRPAGAPPAVSGDWVDILPLSS
- the lexA gene encoding transcriptional repressor LexA, with amino-acid sequence MLTPKQQELLSFIQTRLEEGGVSPSFEEMKDALDLRSKSGIHRLINALEERGFIRRLPNRARALEVLKLPDAMHRPPAPAVAVPKTPAPAVLLPTAANDVIEIPLHGRIAAGVPIEAMESHTMLSVPAALLGSGDHYALEVSGDSMMEAGILDGDFALIQRTDVAREGQIVVALIDDAEATLKYFRREGSRVRLDPANAAYEPQIYDPRQVRIQGKLAGLLRRYN